The genomic DNA AATATTACCTCAACTCCTAATTTTTCTGCTGCATCTATTTTTTCTTTTTCTCCACCGGCAATCCCAGCTTGCTTAGTAATCAGATATTTAATATTAAGCTGTTCCATCATTGCTATATTTAAATTTTCATTAAAAGGACCCTGCATAGCAATAATATTTTTAGGTAATATATTATTATCTTCGCATTTTTTTACCATATCCCACTTAGGTAAAATTCTAAAATAGCAATTTGCAAGATTTTTTAATTCTTTAAAATAAGGTACATTATTACTACCTAATGTAACTAATATATTATTTTCTAATGTTTCAATATATTTTATTATATTTTCTATTGAATAAAACATCTTATATTTTGAGGGATAATATTCTATTTCTTGTCTTTCAAATCTAAAATATTTTAATCCTCTTTCTTTTGCAACCTCTATAGCATTAGATGAAACTTCAACTGCATATGGGTGGCTTAAATCAACAATTGTTGTTATATTATGTTCTATAGAAAAATCAATCATCATATCATATGTTAATTTTTTACAAACTACCTCTATATCTAAATTTTTAAGTAATTTACCACCATATTCAGTTGCAGTTGTAACTACTATATCTTTTGTATAGTCTATAAGTTGATCTAAAAAATCTCTCGAGTCTTTAGTTCCACCTATAACCCAAATCATAATTTATAGCCTCTTGGAGTAATCATTCTTCCTTCTTTAATATATGTCTTAGAATTTCCAATAATTACTACTGTAAACATATCTATTTCGTGATCTAACATCTCTTGTAGGTTAGTTAGTGTATAATTTTGATCTTCTCTTCCTACATGTCTTAATAAAGCAACTGGTGTTTCTGGATTTTTATGTCTTAGCATAATTTCCCTAGCTTCTACTATTTGCTCAGTTCTTCCTTTACTTTTTGGGTTATAAAGAGATATTACAAAATCAGCTTCACTTGCTCTATCTATTCTTTTAGTAATTACATTCCAATCAGTTAAAAGATCACTTAGACTAATTATAGCTTGGTCATGCATTAATGGTGCTCCTACTAATGCTGCTCCAGCTACTGATGATGTAATTCCAGGAATGACTTCAACTTCTACGCCACTATTTAAAGCAACTTCTATCATAATTCCTGCCATTCCATAAATTCCAGCATCTCCACTACTAATTAGAGCCACATTTTTACCTTCTAATGCTAGTTCTAATACTTTTTCACATCTATCTATTTCTTTTTTCATTCCAGAAACATAAAATTCTTTATCTTTAAATTCATCTTTAACAAGATCAACATAAGTTATATATCCAGCTATTATATCTACATTTTTTAATGTATTATAGCATCTAATACTCATGTCTTGAACATTTCCTGGTCCTATTCCAACTACATAAACTTTACCTTTATTCATCTCCAAACTTCTCCTCATAAATTGATATCGTTATTCCATTATAAATAAATTTCATTTCTAAAAATTCACCTTGTTTACTTGATGCTAAATATGCACAAGGTTCAGAAACACACGTTACTCCTATTTGTTTTTTTACAAATTCTGATCCTTTAAACATTGTTTCAACTTTTTTTATTTCATTTCTATCTATAATAACTAACTCTTTTTTTAAAAATTTGCTAGCATCAATAAGTCCTTTTTCATCAGCCTTTACATCTACTGTAGCAATTGATTTTATACTTTTATAACATAAATTATGTTTATTCATTACCAAATCTATAGCTTTTAATATATCGGTCATTGATGTGTTGCGTTTGCAACCTATTCCTAAAATAATATTTTTAGGATATAATCTCATCACTTCAATATTTTCTTTATTAGAAACTATAACAACACCTGAAGTATTCTTATTATTTGAATTAACAGTTACATTATTCGGCAACATAACCTCAACTTTCTTATTATCAACTATTAATGATGTTATTTTTTTTGCTTTTTCTAAATTTTCCATTTCACAATTCATTTTTTGTGATAACGTATCTACTGCAATTTTTCCTGTAATATCTGAACTTGTAGTTATAACTGGCAAAAGATTTAATTTATTAGCTAAGATACTTGTTAACTCATTTGCTCCGCCTAAATGTCCAGATAATAAAGAAATTATAAATCTTTCTTTTTCATCTATAACTATAATAGCTGGATCAACATCTTTGCTTTTTATAAGAGATGCAATTTTTCTAACTACTATTCCTGTTGCCATAATAAATATATGGGCATCGTAACTGTTAAATTTACTTATAAGAGTATCATTAAAACTTTCTATTTGAATAGTATCTTCTAGTTCAAACTTAGACAACGTATACGCATCACAATTAGTAATTTGTTTTTTTATTTTTAATGCTACCTTTCCTGCTCCTCTTGTAACACTCCAAATAGCAATTTTCATCTAATTTATTCCTTTTCTAAATTCATGTGTAAATGTTTTATCATATAATTTAGATTTTTCGTATTTATCTCCTAAAAAATCTCCAACTAATATTTGAGCTGTTTTAGTTATTCCTGCCTCTTTAACTTTATTTTCTATTGTTTCTAAAGTTCCAATAACTATCTTTTGATCTGGCCAAGAAGCTCTTTGAATAACAGCAATTGGAGTAGTCATAGGGTATGATGTTCCTAATCTTTTTACTACATCTCCTATCATGTGTACTGATAAGAAAATTGCCATTGATGCTTTATGTTTTGCTAAACTTTCCAATGATTCATTTTCAGGAACAGGTGTTCTTCCTTCAAGTCTTGTACAAATTACTGTTTGCGAAACAGAAGGTAATGTAAATTCTTTTTTTACAGCTGCAGCAGATGCAAGAAATGAACTTACTCCAGGTATTACCTCATATTCTATTCCGTGTTCATCTAATATATCCATTTGTTCTCTATGAGCTCCAAATATTGCTGGGTCTCCTGTATGAACTCTAGCAACTTTTTTACCTGCTTTTATTCCTTTTATCATTACATCCATTACTTCTTCTAAATTCATTGAAGCTGAATTATATATTTCTGCTCCTTCTTTATGACATTCTATTACTTCTCTTGGAACTAACGACCCTGCATATATAATAATATCAGCTTCTTTTACTATTCTTTGTCCTTTTATTGTTATTAATTCTGGATCACCAGGTCCTGCTCCTATAAAGAAAACTTTTTCCATTCGTTGAATCCTCCTTTTTTAAATATCATTGTAGTAAAATATGGTATGTCTTGTTTTGTTAAGTTTGAAATATCATAAAAAACTTTTTCTGTATCCTTTCCACTATTTGATACCATAATGATATTATCCATGTTTCCTGTTTTTTCTAAAGCTTTTTTTAATTTATCAAAATTTCTGCTAACTTTCATAAATACAATATTATCTGTATCACATAATTCTTTTTCTATATCTGTGTTATCATTAATAGATACAATTTTTAATGATTCATCTCCCATAACTAGAGGGAAATTAAATCTTGATGACATATCAGCAAAAGAAGAAATTCCTGGTACTGTTTCTATAGATTTTTTATATTCATCTTTTATGTTTTCTAGGATATACACATATGTACTATATGTCATAGAATCTCCAATAGTTAAAAAACCAACATTTTTTCCTTCGTCAAGTAATCTTTCAACAACTCTAGTATTAGCCTGTCTTCCTGCTACTCTATCTAAAGGATCTTTAAGCATTGCAAATTCCATAAATATAACTTCAACATCATCTTTTAAATATTGCTTAGATATATTATATGCAGTACTTCCCTCATCTTTTTTAGCTTCAGGTACAATTACAACATCAAGTTTTTTTAAAATATTGATTGCTTTGACTGTAAGTTGCTCTGGATCTCCTACGCCTACTCCTATCCCATAAAATTTATTGTTCATTACTTTGTCCTCCTTGTTTCACTGCTGTTATTATATATATAGGATTTTCTCCATACATCATTGTATACTTTCCAATTTTCTTTCCTCTTGATATCATTACGTTTATAACTTCAATATCATCAAAATTAAATTTCTTTAGTATATCCATACTTTCGTTTAGACTTTCTAAAGTTATAGTATTGATAACTAATCTAGAATCTGCTTTAGAATGTTTCATAAAATGATTGACAATATCGTTCATACTTCCAGTAGATCCCCCTATAAACATTCTATCATATTCTATATTAGGAATATCTTCTGGAGCTCTTCCATGAATAAGACTATAATTATTTACTCCTATTTTTTTTACATTTTCCTTTATAGTATCCAAACCTTTTTCTTCTTTTTCTATTCCTATAACTTGACCATCATTCATATATGTAGCTGCTTCTATACCTATAGTACCTGTTCCAGCACCTACATCTATCAATATCGAATTTGGTTTTAATTGAAGTTTTGCTATAGTTATTGCTCTAACTTCTTGTTTAGTCATAGGTAGTTCTTTTTGAACAAATTCTTTATCATATATATGCATATTTCACCAACCTATTTTTGTCTAATTACAGCTATATTCATCTTATATTCCCTATTTAAAGTATTAAAATTTTCTATATTTGTAATTGTTATTTTTTCATCAGGGTAAGCTAATCTTTCACCGATTATGATTTCCATATTTTTAAAACCATTGTCATAAACATTTTTTGCTATTATATATGGTGTGTTTTTATCATCAGTTAGTAAAATTACACCTGTAGAATGTCTTAAAACATCAATATAGTCCATTTCTCTTCCATGTATACTCAACAGTTCATACTCATGCCAAGCTTCTCCTAATCTTGAAAACAAATATTGATATGAAGATATTCCAGGAACTACATCTAATTCAGATTTTTTAAAATGTTTACGTAAAAAAGGCAATAAGCTATAAAAGCCTGTATCTCCAGATACAATAACACACATTTGCCTTTCTCTATTTTCCTTTATAAAATCAATTACATCACTAAGTTTATTTAAAGTATATTTTTCACAACTAGGGGATAAAAGGAAACTCACTTCCTCTAGTTGTCTTTTTCCACCAATTGCTATATCACAATTAGATATATATTCTATTCCCTTTTTTGTTATATAATCTGGATTTCCAGGTCCTAATCCTACAACATTAATTTTTTTCAGTGAACTCACCTGCCATTTTGTAAAAATTATCAGTATATCCCAATGTAGCTCCTTTAAAAGAAAATAGTAAAACTTCACATTCAATCTCATCTCTTGAATATTCTTCTACTCTTTTTTTTACTTTATTAGCAATAGTTTTAAAAAAATCTTTATTTTCTATAAATTCACATGCTTCTTCAACAGTATTAGAATTTAAAATTTTATGTATTGTTTCACTTTTTTCTCCACATATAAAGGCATTTGCCGCCATAATTTCAACTCTTGCATCTGCTACTCTACTATGAGTATTAAATATTCCACCTGCTATTTTGATTGCTTTTCCTATATGCCCTAAAAAAAGTATTTTCTTAAATCCTAATTTAACAGCTGAATCTATCATAAATCCAGCATAATTACTTATAACAATAGTTTGTTCTTGATCTAGTCCTAATTTTTCACAGTAATCTTTACTATAATTTCCAAAAGTAAAAATAACCCAGTCTCTATCTTTTGCCATTCTTAGAACTTTTAATTCTACAAACATAGAATCTTTCAAAGCATCCTCACTCATTGGTTTTACAATACCAGTAGACCCTAAAATTGAAATTCCTCTTTGTATTCCAAGTTTTGGATTAAATGTTTTTTTAGATTTTACTATTCCTTCTGGAACAAATATTGTTATTACTGCTTTTTTTCCAGCTTGTTCTAGCATATCGTCTGCTACTTCTTTTATCATCTTTTGTGGACCTGGATTAATAGCCGATTTACCTATTGGAACCTGTAATCCATTTTTAGTCACTAATCCAACTCCACGCCCACCAACTAAAACAAAATTATTAAAATATATTCCTCTATCTATTTTAGGAAGTTTATCTACAATTTTTATTTGGCTACATATTTGAATCCCATTTGTAACATCAGGGTCATCTCCTGAAAATTTTGTAATAGCACAAGTAGCATGTCTATTATTTATAATTTTTAATCTAAAAATAGGAATATTTAAACTGATTCCATTTAAAGTGGTAAATTCTATATTTTCATATAAATTATTATTTAGTAAAGCTTCAAGACAAGCTTTTACTCCAGCAGCAGCACAACTTCCTGTAGTATACCCACTTCGTAGTTCAGACATTAAAATCCCTCTCTTTTATACATTTGATATAAAATACCATGTAAAATAGAAACTGCTACTGTACTTCCTCCTTTTCTTCCATTTACTGTTATATAAGGAACGTCTAATTCTTTAAAAACATCTTTAGATTCTGCAGCTCCAACAAATCCAACAGGAACTCCAACTACTAATTCTGGTTTTTCTATTTCATTATTTTCAATCATTTCTTTTAATTTGTATAAAGCTGTAGGTGCATTTCCAATTAAGAAAATTTTAGTATTTTTGTCTTTCCCTGCTTTTTCCATTCCAACAATTGATCTTGTAACTCCTCTTTCTTTAGCTTCTTTTGCTACTTCCGGATCTGATACATAACAATTAGCAGAACAATTAAATTTTGATAAAACAATTTTACTTAATCCATTTACAATCATATTTGTATCACAATAAATTTTACAGCCATCTTTTAGTGCCTTCATTGCATGAGAAACTGGATCATTTCTAAACTCTATAAGGTCAGCATATTCAAAATCAGCTGTTGTATGTATTACTCTTTTTATAATTGGTAGAGTAGTATCATCAAATTTATTTTTTTTGTCTCCTAACTCCTCACCTATTATTTCAAAACTTCTTTTTTCAATATCTTGTGGAACTTTTATATAATTTTTCATTATTTTTTATCCTCCATTTTTTCTAATAATTCTTTTAAAAATTCTATACTCTTGAAAAAGTGTAAATGCGGATATCCAGCTTTTAAATTTTTATTACTAAATATACATGTCCATTTTTTCCCGTTTGGCTTTTCTGCATTATATTCTCTTGTATCTTTATACACATTTTCTATTTTTGAGTAATGAAATTCATGTCCTCTTCCAATAATATTTCCATTTTTTTCTATACTTATATATCCAAAACGACTAATATCTAATCTATTTCTCATTTCAATATTGCAATTTATAATTTGACACATTTGTGAATATGATCCGTCTAATTGTTTTATACCATCAGTTAAGAACATGAAGCCACCACACTCTCCAAATATGATCCCATTATTTTTATAAAATTTTATAATTGAATTTATAAGACTTTTATTCTTTGATAGCTGTTCTGAGTAAATTTCAGGATAACCACCACCAAAATAAAGCATATCAACTTCAGGAATTTTCTTATCCTTTATAGGAGAAAATGGAACAATAATAAATCCTAAATATTCAAGCAGCTCTAAATTGTCATTATAATAAAAACTAAAAGCATTGTCTCTGGCAATCCCTATTTTGTATCCTTTATATTTATCTTTTAAATGTTCAAATGGATATTTTATTGATTTTACATCTGCTATTTCAGAAATTTTTGAAATTTCTTCTTTATCAATTGTTTTTTCTAATACACTTTTTAAATGGTGTATTTTTTCTTTTAAATCACCAATTTCATCTGCTTGTAATAAACCTAGATGTCTACTAGATAAATTCAGAGTTTTATCCTCTGGAACATATCCTAAACATTTTACATCAGTAAATTTTTCAATAGCTTCTTTATAATGTTCATACATTTTTTCACTTACTCTGTTTATTATTACACCAGCTAAATTAACTCGTTTATCAAACATTTTATATCCTAAAACTTGTGCAGCAATACTTGTACTTTTTCCTCCACCATCAACTATTAATATAACTGGAAGATTAAGTAATCTTGAAATATGAGCTGAGCTATTATTATCTAAACTATGGTCAATTCCATCGTATAATCCCATAACTCCCTCAACTATAGATATATCTTTTGCATGTTTATAAAAACTATATTTAACTCCATCTTCTCCCATCATAAAAAGATCTAAGTTATAACTTTTATTTCCAGTTACAAATTGATGGAATCCTGGATCAATATAATCTGGTCCGACTTTAAAAGGAGAAACATTGTCAAATAAAGACATAAGTCCCATAGATACTGTAGTTTTTCCTATTCCACTACTAACACCTGCTATCATAAATCCTTTCATCTGACCACCTCATTTAATGCTTCTATTACCTTTGTATTATTTTCTCTATCTTTTATAGCAAGACGTATATATTGATTATCTAACCCTACAAAATTAGAAGCATCTCTAATTAAGATGTCATATTCTAACATCTTCTCTCTTACCTCTTCAGACGTATTAGCTAATAATTTAAGCAAAATAAAATTAGTATTTGTTTTATATGCTTTAATCTTATGAATTGCATTGCATTGTTCATAAAACCATTTTTTTTCTTTTTCTATCCATGCCTCTGTTTCAGTTATATATTTTTCATCTTTAAGCATAACTTGTCCCGCTATATCAGCAAAACTATTTACACTCCAAGGCTCTGTTTTTTTATCTAAATTTGGTTTTAACTCTTCATCAAAATAAATTCCATATCCTAAACGTAATCCAGGTACTGCAAAAAATTTAGTCAACGCTCTCATAATAAATATGTTTGGATCCTTTAAATTTGTAGCTGTCATTTCCTGCCAATCCTTTATAAATTCTATGAAAGCTTCATCTATAAAAAACTTTATTTTTTTTACTTTTAATATATTATTTAGTCTTTTTATAGTTTCTAGTGGTAAAAATGTTCC from Fusobacterium hominis includes the following:
- the cobK gene encoding precorrin-6A reductase → MIWVIGGTKDSRDFLDQLIDYTKDIVVTTATEYGGKLLKNLDIEVVCKKLTYDMMIDFSIEHNITTIVDLSHPYAVEVSSNAIEVAKERGLKYFRFERQEIEYYPSKYKMFYSIENIIKYIETLENNILVTLGSNNVPYFKELKNLANCYFRILPKWDMVKKCEDNNILPKNIIAMQGPFNENLNIAMMEQLNIKYLITKQAGIAGGEKEKIDAAEKLGVEVIFLGRPHIKYPNCYDNILTLIAAIKNN
- the cobJ gene encoding precorrin-3B C(17)-methyltransferase, whose amino-acid sequence is MNKGKVYVVGIGPGNVQDMSIRCYNTLKNVDIIAGYITYVDLVKDEFKDKEFYVSGMKKEIDRCEKVLELALEGKNVALISSGDAGIYGMAGIMIEVALNSGVEVEVIPGITSSVAGAALVGAPLMHDQAIISLSDLLTDWNVITKRIDRASEADFVISLYNPKSKGRTEQIVEAREIMLRHKNPETPVALLRHVGREDQNYTLTNLQEMLDHEIDMFTVVIIGNSKTYIKEGRMITPRGYKL
- the cbiG gene encoding cobalt-precorrin 5A hydrolase, whose amino-acid sequence is MKIAIWSVTRGAGKVALKIKKQITNCDAYTLSKFELEDTIQIESFNDTLISKFNSYDAHIFIMATGIVVRKIASLIKSKDVDPAIIVIDEKERFIISLLSGHLGGANELTSILANKLNLLPVITTSSDITGKIAVDTLSQKMNCEMENLEKAKKITSLIVDNKKVEVMLPNNVTVNSNNKNTSGVVIVSNKENIEVMRLYPKNIILGIGCKRNTSMTDILKAIDLVMNKHNLCYKSIKSIATVDVKADEKGLIDASKFLKKELVIIDRNEIKKVETMFKGSEFVKKQIGVTCVSEPCAYLASSKQGEFLEMKFIYNGITISIYEEKFGDE
- the cobM gene encoding precorrin-4 C(11)-methyltransferase, whose product is MEKVFFIGAGPGDPELITIKGQRIVKEADIIIYAGSLVPREVIECHKEGAEIYNSASMNLEEVMDVMIKGIKAGKKVARVHTGDPAIFGAHREQMDILDEHGIEYEVIPGVSSFLASAAAVKKEFTLPSVSQTVICTRLEGRTPVPENESLESLAKHKASMAIFLSVHMIGDVVKRLGTSYPMTTPIAVIQRASWPDQKIVIGTLETIENKVKEAGITKTAQILVGDFLGDKYEKSKLYDKTFTHEFRKGIN
- the cobI gene encoding precorrin-2 C(20)-methyltransferase; amino-acid sequence: MNNKFYGIGVGVGDPEQLTVKAINILKKLDVVIVPEAKKDEGSTAYNISKQYLKDDVEVIFMEFAMLKDPLDRVAGRQANTRVVERLLDEGKNVGFLTIGDSMTYSTYVYILENIKDEYKKSIETVPGISSFADMSSRFNFPLVMGDESLKIVSINDNTDIEKELCDTDNIVFMKVSRNFDKLKKALEKTGNMDNIIMVSNSGKDTEKVFYDISNLTKQDIPYFTTMIFKKGGFNEWKKFSL
- the cbiT gene encoding precorrin-6Y C5,15-methyltransferase (decarboxylating) subunit CbiT codes for the protein MHIYDKEFVQKELPMTKQEVRAITIAKLQLKPNSILIDVGAGTGTIGIEAATYMNDGQVIGIEKEEKGLDTIKENVKKIGVNNYSLIHGRAPEDIPNIEYDRMFIGGSTGSMNDIVNHFMKHSKADSRLVINTITLESLNESMDILKKFNFDDIEVINVMISRGKKIGKYTMMYGENPIYIITAVKQGGQSNEQ
- the cbiE gene encoding precorrin-6y C5,15-methyltransferase (decarboxylating) subunit CbiE, with the translated sequence MSSLKKINVVGLGPGNPDYITKKGIEYISNCDIAIGGKRQLEEVSFLLSPSCEKYTLNKLSDVIDFIKENRERQMCVIVSGDTGFYSLLPFLRKHFKKSELDVVPGISSYQYLFSRLGEAWHEYELLSIHGREMDYIDVLRHSTGVILLTDDKNTPYIIAKNVYDNGFKNMEIIIGERLAYPDEKITITNIENFNTLNREYKMNIAVIRQK
- the cbiD gene encoding cobalt-precorrin-5B (C(1))-methyltransferase CbiD → MSELRSGYTTGSCAAAGVKACLEALLNNNLYENIEFTTLNGISLNIPIFRLKIINNRHATCAITKFSGDDPDVTNGIQICSQIKIVDKLPKIDRGIYFNNFVLVGGRGVGLVTKNGLQVPIGKSAINPGPQKMIKEVADDMLEQAGKKAVITIFVPEGIVKSKKTFNPKLGIQRGISILGSTGIVKPMSEDALKDSMFVELKVLRMAKDRDWVIFTFGNYSKDYCEKLGLDQEQTIVISNYAGFMIDSAVKLGFKKILFLGHIGKAIKIAGGIFNTHSRVADARVEIMAANAFICGEKSETIHKILNSNTVEEACEFIENKDFFKTIANKVKKRVEEYSRDEIECEVLLFSFKGATLGYTDNFYKMAGEFTEKN
- a CDS encoding precorrin-8X methylmutase, coding for MKNYIKVPQDIEKRSFEIIGEELGDKKNKFDDTTLPIIKRVIHTTADFEYADLIEFRNDPVSHAMKALKDGCKIYCDTNMIVNGLSKIVLSKFNCSANCYVSDPEVAKEAKERGVTRSIVGMEKAGKDKNTKIFLIGNAPTALYKLKEMIENNEIEKPELVVGVPVGFVGAAESKDVFKELDVPYITVNGRKGGSTVAVSILHGILYQMYKREGF
- a CDS encoding cobyrinate a,c-diamide synthase; protein product: MKGFMIAGVSSGIGKTTVSMGLMSLFDNVSPFKVGPDYIDPGFHQFVTGNKSYNLDLFMMGEDGVKYSFYKHAKDISIVEGVMGLYDGIDHSLDNNSSAHISRLLNLPVILIVDGGGKSTSIAAQVLGYKMFDKRVNLAGVIINRVSEKMYEHYKEAIEKFTDVKCLGYVPEDKTLNLSSRHLGLLQADEIGDLKEKIHHLKSVLEKTIDKEEISKISEIADVKSIKYPFEHLKDKYKGYKIGIARDNAFSFYYNDNLELLEYLGFIIVPFSPIKDKKIPEVDMLYFGGGYPEIYSEQLSKNKSLINSIIKFYKNNGIIFGECGGFMFLTDGIKQLDGSYSQMCQIINCNIEMRNRLDISRFGYISIEKNGNIIGRGHEFHYSKIENVYKDTREYNAEKPNGKKWTCIFSNKNLKAGYPHLHFFKSIEFLKELLEKMEDKK
- a CDS encoding pyridoxal phosphate-dependent aminotransferase; this encodes MDLHGGNIYRLYREGKKDILDYSSNINPLGVPELFKNIVTANFNVLEKYPDPEYIDLRKSIANYNNLDINNIFVGNGATEVLFKYMQSLKPKKALIIAPSFAEYTRALESIDCEIVYYKLLPEKNFSLNVEEFTKNIPQCDLVILCNPNNPTGTFLPLETIKRLNNILKVKKIKFFIDEAFIEFIKDWQEMTATNLKDPNIFIMRALTKFFAVPGLRLGYGIYFDEELKPNLDKKTEPWSVNSFADIAGQVMLKDEKYITETEAWIEKEKKWFYEQCNAIHKIKAYKTNTNFILLKLLANTSEEVREKMLEYDILIRDASNFVGLDNQYIRLAIKDRENNTKVIEALNEVVR